The Bradyrhizobium sp. CCGB01 genome segment CTGGCGGAGGCGCCGGTGAACAGGATTGCGCCGTGCTTGTTCGGCAGCATGCGCTTCGCCGCCTGCTGCGCCACCAGGAAGCCGCCATAAGCGCTGACCGCGATCGCCTGCGCGACGTCGGCCGGAACAAGGTCGACGAACGGCCCGCGCGTGCGGCCGCTGGCATTGTAGACGACGAGGTCGGGGGTGCCTATCTCGCGTTCGACCAGGCCGAACAGGCGCTCGACCTCATCCGGGTCGGTGGCGTTGCAGGCATAAGCCTTCGCGCCGGTCTCGCTGCAGAGCGCGCCGAGCTTCTCGATTTTCCGCGCGGCCAGCGCGACGCGGATGCCCTGGGCAGACAGCAGCCGCGCCAGCGAGGCGCTCAAGCCTTCGCCAGCGCCGACGATGAGGGCGATCTTGTATTTCGGATGTTCCATGGAGTGATCTCTCGGAGACGGGAAGCCGCTGATCTATGTATCGGCCGCGCGGACAACCAGCCGGGGCGATCACAATTCCGCAGAGCGAATTGCTCCTTCACGGCGATCATGCCTCCCTGACAATTTGCGGCTTTATCACGCTCCGCGGCTGGAGCATGATCGACATCATTCAACGCGGCAAGCGCTAAAGCAGCGCGGATATGTGCGCGCGGCGGAAACCAAGAGGACGATCATGCACAAGCCGGTCACAGGTGAGCCAGAAAATGTCGCGGCCGCACCATCCGGCCTGCTGGCGCCCGATACTACTGGCATGAATTTCTACCGCGCCGACCAGGCGCTGGCGGATCTGTTGCGCATCCATCTCCCGGAGAATTTGTTCCGTCACATCGAGCCGCATCTCGATCGCCTCGGCGAGCTCGCCGGCGGCCGTCTCGACGACTGCGCGCGCCTCGCCGACCGGCACACGCCGGTGCTGCACCAGCGCGACAAGTTCGGCCGCGACGTGCAGTGGATCGAGTACCACCCGGCCTATCGCGAATTGGAGAACGCCGCCTTCGGCGAGTTCGGCATCCACGCGCTCTCGATCCGCAAGGGCATCATGGGCTGGCCGGACAAATATCCGGTCGTGGCAAAACACGCCTTCACTTTCCTGTTCAACCAGACCGAATTCGGCATGGGCTGCCCGATCAACGTCACCGACGGCTGCGCCAAGCTGCTCGCCAATTTCGGCAGTGAGGCCCTGAAGGCGAAATATCTCGACGGCCTGACCCAGACCGACATGAGCAAGCTGACGCAGGGCGGCCAGTTCATGACCGAGAAGGAGGGCGGCTCCGACGTCGGCACGCTGACCACGCGCGCAGTGCAGGAGGGCGACCATTGGCGCCTCTATGGCGAAAAGTGGTTCTGCTCGAACGCCGACGCCAAGGTCG includes the following:
- a CDS encoding SDR family oxidoreductase, which codes for MEHPKYKIALIVGAGEGLSASLARLLSAQGIRVALAARKIEKLGALCSETGAKAYACNATDPDEVERLFGLVEREIGTPDLVVYNASGRTRGPFVDLVPADVAQAIAVSAYGGFLVAQQAAKRMLPNKHGAILFTGASASVKGYAQSASFAMGKFALRGLAQSLARELSPQGIHVAHFVIDGGIKSATYTEPDDKPDSMLDPDAIALSYWNVLQQPRSAWSWELELRPWVEKF